A region from the Gemmatimonadota bacterium genome encodes:
- a CDS encoding M20/M25/M40 family metallo-hydrolase, giving the protein MPIPRPLALACLLALPFIPRPALAQAAGAEREIQALLSNPGVRRALDHVEETDAQTMEDLLALTQIPAPPFMEQERGRVFRSMLEDLGVDTSWVDPEGNVVGVRRGSGSGKTIVFSGHLDTVFPEGTDVTVQIRGDTLAAPGIADDTRGLATVLAVLRAMNAAGLRTDADIWFVGTVGEEGLGDLRGVKHLFREGIPHPDIFISIDGTGAEGITHEGLGSHRYRITFKGPGGHSWGAFGLANPAHALGRAIRYFQDGADPYTRSAPRRTSYNVGVLGGGTSVNSVPFEAWMEVDMRSEGQETLAHVDSILQAGVQRALVEENELRRRGEPLTVDVQLVGDRPSGSVPAETPFLQRAIAATKALGLEPRLGMSSTDSNVPISLGIPSITIGGGGVGVNAHSLNEFFINENGALGIQRALVILVAEAGLANVS; this is encoded by the coding sequence ATGCCGATCCCGCGCCCCCTCGCCCTCGCCTGTCTGCTCGCTTTGCCTTTCATTCCGCGGCCCGCCCTGGCGCAGGCCGCCGGTGCGGAGCGGGAGATCCAGGCGCTGCTCTCCAATCCCGGGGTGCGGCGAGCCCTGGACCACGTGGAGGAGACCGACGCCCAGACGATGGAGGATCTGCTGGCCCTGACGCAGATCCCGGCGCCGCCCTTCATGGAGCAGGAGCGGGGGCGCGTCTTCCGTTCGATGCTGGAAGACCTGGGCGTCGATACCAGCTGGGTGGACCCCGAGGGGAACGTGGTGGGCGTGCGGCGTGGGAGCGGATCCGGGAAGACCATCGTGTTCTCCGGCCACCTGGACACGGTCTTTCCGGAGGGGACGGATGTCACGGTCCAGATCCGGGGGGACACGCTGGCCGCCCCAGGGATCGCGGACGATACACGGGGTCTGGCCACGGTCCTGGCCGTTCTCCGGGCCATGAACGCTGCGGGGCTCCGCACGGACGCGGACATCTGGTTCGTCGGGACCGTGGGTGAAGAGGGGCTGGGCGACTTGCGGGGGGTCAAGCACCTGTTCCGGGAGGGGATCCCACACCCGGACATCTTCATCTCGATCGATGGGACGGGCGCCGAGGGGATCACGCACGAGGGTCTCGGATCCCACCGCTACCGCATCACCTTCAAAGGACCGGGCGGGCACTCCTGGGGTGCCTTCGGCCTGGCCAACCCCGCGCACGCCCTGGGCCGGGCCATCCGCTATTTCCAGGACGGCGCCGATCCCTATACCCGCAGCGCCCCCCGGCGCACGAGCTACAACGTCGGCGTCCTGGGGGGTGGAACGTCCGTCAACTCGGTCCCGTTCGAAGCCTGGATGGAAGTCGACATGCGCTCCGAGGGTCAGGAGACCCTCGCCCACGTCGATTCGATCCTGCAGGCGGGCGTGCAGCGGGCCCTGGTCGAGGAGAACGAGCTGCGCCGCCGGGGCGAACCTCTGACCGTCGACGTCCAGTTGGTCGGTGACCGTCCCTCCGGGAGCGTCCCCGCGGAGACCCCGTTCCTGCAGAGGGCGATCGCCGCCACCAAGGCGCTGGGCCTGGAGCCCCGCCTGGGGATGTCGTCGACGGATTCCAACGTGCCCATCTCATTGGGCATCCCGTCCATCACCATCGGCGGGGGTGGCGTCGGCGTGAACGCCCACTCGCTGAACGAGTTCTTCATCAACGAGAACGGTGCCCTCGGCATCCAGCGCGCCCTCGTGATCCTCGTCGCGGAGGCCGGCCTGGCGAATGTCTCGTAG
- a CDS encoding ABC transporter permease: MSTRAQILPPPAIARPLRAVGRVAQGTAEHAGQLALLLVEIVRAVVTLRVSLRSIVRQIYVMGVQSIPIVLVTSVLSGIVTSQQGGYQFTGSIPLYVLGSVVAASIVLELGPVLTAIVLVGRVGARITAELGTMVVTEQIDALHSLGRDPVAILAAPRLVAGIIVVPALVGIADAIGIFAGMVAADLTVGLGWDGFLYGARLFWHSWDLFYSFMKAITFGFAIPLIAVHMGLRTGGGASGVGRTTTASVMFMTLTVLILDALFPPLFLQ; the protein is encoded by the coding sequence GTGAGCACTCGCGCCCAGATCCTGCCTCCCCCCGCGATCGCCCGCCCCCTCCGGGCCGTGGGCCGCGTGGCCCAAGGCACGGCAGAACATGCGGGGCAGCTCGCGCTCCTCCTGGTGGAGATCGTGCGCGCCGTCGTCACCCTGCGCGTTTCCCTTCGCTCCATCGTGCGCCAGATCTACGTGATGGGCGTGCAGAGCATCCCCATCGTGCTGGTCACCTCGGTCCTGTCGGGGATCGTGACCAGCCAGCAGGGTGGCTACCAGTTCACCGGCTCGATTCCGCTCTATGTGCTGGGCTCGGTGGTGGCCGCCAGCATCGTGCTGGAGCTGGGGCCGGTCCTCACCGCGATCGTTCTGGTGGGCCGCGTGGGCGCCCGCATCACGGCCGAGCTGGGCACCATGGTCGTCACCGAGCAGATCGACGCGCTGCACTCCCTGGGGCGGGACCCCGTGGCGATCCTGGCCGCTCCGCGCCTGGTGGCGGGGATCATCGTGGTCCCGGCCCTGGTGGGCATCGCGGATGCAATCGGCATCTTCGCCGGCATGGTGGCCGCCGACCTGACCGTGGGCCTGGGGTGGGATGGCTTCCTGTATGGCGCACGACTGTTCTGGCACTCGTGGGATCTGTTCTACTCCTTCATGAAGGCCATCACGTTCGGTTTCGCCATCCCGCTGATCGCCGTGCACATGGGGCTGCGCACCGGCGGGGGCGCTTCCGGGGTAGGTCGCACCACCACTGCCTCGGTGATGTTCATGACCCTCACGGTCCTGATCCTGGACGCCCTCTTCCCGCCGTTGTTCCTCCAGTGA
- a CDS encoding ATP-binding cassette domain-containing protein, with protein sequence MIEYRSVSKSFDIPVLDGVSLTVETGEMFGIFGPSGTGKSVLLKTTIGLIVPDRGDVRIDGRSIYFGGTDTLDWVRQKVGYVFQNAALFDSVNVFENVLMGIPEARLRELSRAEAQRRCWEAIDQVNLEPAEVLGKLPSELSGGMRKRVGIARAIVGRPEILLWDEPTTGLDPINTAAVERLITQLSGHLNVTSVIVTHDIEGGLDMCDRVAMLEGRRVRFIGTPTEFRASPDPVVQAFIDRSAAERALDALEVS encoded by the coding sequence ATGATCGAGTACCGGTCCGTCTCGAAGTCCTTTGATATTCCCGTGCTGGACGGTGTGAGCCTCACCGTCGAGACGGGCGAGATGTTCGGGATCTTCGGTCCGTCCGGGACCGGGAAGAGCGTACTCCTGAAGACCACCATCGGTCTGATCGTCCCGGACCGGGGCGACGTGCGCATCGACGGCCGCTCGATCTACTTCGGCGGCACCGACACCTTGGATTGGGTGCGGCAGAAGGTCGGATACGTGTTCCAGAATGCGGCGCTCTTCGACTCCGTCAATGTCTTCGAGAACGTCCTCATGGGAATTCCCGAAGCCCGCCTGCGGGAGCTGTCCCGCGCGGAGGCGCAGCGTCGTTGCTGGGAGGCCATCGACCAGGTCAACCTGGAACCAGCGGAAGTGCTGGGGAAGCTGCCCTCCGAGCTGTCCGGCGGCATGCGCAAGCGCGTGGGGATCGCGCGAGCCATCGTGGGCCGGCCGGAGATCCTGTTGTGGGATGAGCCGACCACCGGGCTCGATCCAATCAACACCGCCGCCGTGGAGCGACTGATCACGCAGCTGTCCGGTCATCTCAACGTGACGTCCGTCATCGTCACGCACGACATCGAAGGTGGCCTGGATATGTGTGACCGCGTGGCCATGTTGGAGGGGCGGCGCGTACGGTTCATTGGGACGCCCACGGAGTTCCGCGCGTCTCCGGACCCAGTGGTGCAGGCGTTCATCGATCGCAGTGCTGCCGAGCGCGCGCTCGATGCACTGGAAGTCAGTTGA
- a CDS encoding MlaD family protein yields MATEESRRGPSDAEIKAAVPPAAGAHELRVGVFVLIGLISFMLVLFLMTDPASFRGRYMVMTLVDNAGGIRKGDPVQMKGVNIGRVHAFEIQDSAVAITLEIEGEWEIPTDSRTRLASSGLLGGLTVEVVRGQASTLAREGAVLPGAAEGGDLMQTASQIGGQAEAVLGQLREALSDNTVASVEASAIELKTLLETLTRVSRQQGDELARLTASLGRTAQGLEASTPEVQQTLAQADTAMQRLSATAATLEGASASLDTVLGRLARGEGSLGRLSVDDELYENLNRASIALQELLTDLREHPGRYLKISVF; encoded by the coding sequence GTGGCAACCGAAGAGAGTCGACGCGGTCCCTCCGATGCGGAGATCAAGGCGGCCGTCCCGCCGGCCGCAGGTGCGCATGAGCTGCGCGTCGGCGTGTTCGTGTTGATCGGACTCATCTCCTTCATGTTGGTGCTTTTCCTGATGACCGATCCCGCGTCGTTCCGGGGGCGCTACATGGTGATGACGCTCGTGGACAACGCCGGCGGGATCCGCAAGGGCGACCCGGTCCAGATGAAGGGCGTGAACATCGGCCGGGTGCACGCGTTCGAGATCCAGGACAGCGCCGTGGCGATCACGCTGGAGATCGAAGGCGAGTGGGAAATCCCCACCGATTCGCGCACACGGCTCGCCAGCTCCGGACTCCTGGGGGGCTTGACCGTGGAGGTGGTGCGGGGCCAGGCCAGCACCCTTGCGCGGGAAGGGGCGGTGCTGCCGGGGGCAGCGGAGGGCGGCGATCTCATGCAGACGGCCAGTCAGATCGGGGGCCAGGCCGAGGCCGTGCTGGGCCAGTTGAGAGAGGCGCTTTCCGACAACACGGTCGCCTCGGTCGAAGCCAGTGCTATAGAACTGAAGACGCTGCTGGAGACGCTGACGCGCGTAAGCCGGCAGCAAGGGGACGAGTTGGCCCGCCTGACCGCGTCGCTCGGTCGAACGGCGCAGGGCCTGGAAGCGTCCACTCCAGAGGTGCAGCAGACGCTGGCGCAGGCGGACACCGCGATGCAGCGCCTCAGCGCCACTGCCGCCACGCTCGAAGGTGCGTCGGCGTCGCTGGACACCGTGCTGGGTCGCCTGGCCCGTGGGGAAGGCTCCCTGGGTCGGCTGAGCGTGGACGACGAGCTGTACGAGAACCTGAATCGAGCTTCGATCGCGCTTCAGGAACTGCTCACCGATCTGCGTGAGCACCCCGGCCGCTATCTGAAGATCTCG